The following coding sequences lie in one Salarias fasciatus chromosome 7 unlocalized genomic scaffold, fSalaFa1.1 super_scaffold_4, whole genome shotgun sequence genomic window:
- the anxa4 gene encoding annexin A4 has translation MAAIGDRGTVTEASGFDAEADCQKLREAMKGAGTNEATITEVLAHRTIAQRQRIKEAYKQTVGKDLADDLSSELSGNFKSVVLGLLMLAPVYDAYELRNAMKGAGTEEACLIEILASRSNAEVKTICSVYKNEYGKDLESAVCGDTSGMFQRVLVSLLSAGRDESDAVDEAQAVQDAKEIYEAGEARWGTDEVKFLTVLCVRNRHHLLRVFDEYQKISGKDIEESIKREMSGSLEDVFLAIVKCLRNKSAFFAERLYKSMKGLGTTDTVLIRTMVSRAEIDMLDIKAQFQKMYGKSLYSFIKGDTSGDYRKILLELCGGE, from the exons ATGGCAGCA ATTGGAGACCGTGGAACAGTGACCGAGGCGTCCGGTTTTGATGCCGAGGCCGATTGCCAGAAGCTGCGGGAGGCCATGAAAGGAGCCG gcaCCAATGAGGCCACTATCACCGAGGTCCTGGCCCACCGTACTATTGCCCAGAGGCAACGCATCAAGGAGGCCTACAAGCAAACAGTGGGGAAG GACCTGGCTGATGATCTGTCCTCTGAGCTGAGCGGGAACTTCAAGTCTGTCGTTCTGGGTCTGCTGATGCTCGCTCCTGTGTACGACGCCTATGAGCTGAGGAACGCCATGAAG GGGGCCGGTACAGAGGAGGCGTGTCTGATCGAAATACTCGCCTCAAGGTCAAACGCTGAGGTGAAAACCATCTGCTCAGTCTACAAGAATG AATATGGGAAGGACCTGGAAAGTGCTGTTTGTGGAGACACATCTGGAATGTTTCAGAGGGTTTTGGTCTCTTTACTCTCG GCTGGACGGGATGAAAGCGACGCGGTGGACGAGGCCCAGGCTGTCCAGGATGCCAAG GAGATCTACGAGGCTGGGGAGGCCCGATGGGGCACAGACGAGGTTAAGTTTCTCACTGTGCTTTGTGTGAGGAACCGACACCATCTGCTGAGAG TGTTTGATGAGTATCAGAAGATTTCTGGAAAAGACATTGAGGAGAGCATCAAGAGGGAGATGTCCGGCTCTCTGGAGGACGTCTTTCTGGCCATAG TGAAATGCCTGAGGAACAAGTCAGCCTTCTTTGCTGAGCGGCTATACAAATCAATGAAG GGGCTCGGGACCACAGATACTGTCCTCATCAGAACAATGGTCTCCAGAGCTGAGATTGACATGCTGGACATTAAAGCTCAATTCCAAAAGATGTACGGAAAGTCTCTGTACTCCTTCATCAAG GGAGACACATCTGGTGACTACCGCAAAATCCTTCTGGAACTGTGTGGAGGCGAGTGA